CCCTAATTTCTTCCAAGTCCTAATTTCCATCAGCATGTGCTTCTGTTCGTATTgtgataactttgtgcatgtagctccgattcgcgcgtataatatgtcaaattgtttgtctcgtgatgctcttcattttgctCAATTGCAttattttcattagaggtcatctttatgcccaaatcttcgttggaagagggctagttgctgttaatctctgattcttatcagaacttggagatttgtcatttttgtatcatttaatctgtgcatcttttgagcatgagctctacatgtgttttgaagtatgccatgccgtcgttccagtggtatagtccatgtatttttgtgatctctgtggtgaccagcataagcatgcaaagtaggtcccgtaataattctgatttcagggacttagtgatttctccaagtctttgacTGCTGTAACTTTGTTGCCatataaacttgatgctacagagagatccatgcatattttggagatgttaagtaaggatgttttgtagctattgttgtaattgatccgttcctgcaattgtttgcaattttagagcaacatagcatgactcaatcttgctctacttttgctataaaatatttctggcagattcttaacatgatttgcaatcttgccaagcttattgtagtttgTCCATACATattatgcaattgttcttgccatggatagtttcataaacatgcaatcttgctgtaggtatgcttggtttgtcatgcgttgctctgtagtgagtgcatcaaactcagaaagaggcctacatattaatatttctgccatgctctgttttctgccaagtctgaaacctgataacggaagttgctatgtttacatgtttcccatcatatcttctgtacatttttggcttatggtcactaaggtacttttgtcatgtgcatttagtagaacactaccacgGCTTTTTTTGTTACGTTAAGTTCTTGTaacatgttgatttcgtgctctgaacattgctacctgatgatgatttctgccatgtccagtttttcaccaagtctgtgaacctgtaatcttttgcacttttgccatgcttgtttgagcttgatatgttgtgaactagcagtagctcagtgttcatcttttgtcaatcatctcctgtagattactgccatatgctttgttgctatgttggggtgctgtagcattgttacttgttgcattttaagtgctatcttgctgtttatcgcagattagtgtcattcttgttttgcttgccatttgcaaaccgtgcatccgattccggtgatctttatatcgatttcgaccgaaatcatctcatctttctagtggcatgcttggtttgccaagttactgccatgttcatcattttccttccggagcacgcatatgcatcgcatatcacatctgcatatcatatatgttttgcatcatggtgtttgcgcatttctcgttgttgattgtggttccgtttgtttgtgttcttgtcttgggtagagccgggggacgagttcgtgaacgaggaacctgtcgagtacgcttacgaggatcaagctttcgacaactctgagaaccttgcaggcaagatgaccaccccttgaaatcacttctatctttgctatgctagttgttcgctctattgccatgctcgctacctatctcttgctatatcatgtctcccattttagccatgtcagcctctaaccatcctgtcctagcaaaccgttgtttggctttgttaccgcttttgctcagcccctcttataccgttgctagttgcaggtgaagttgaagtttgttccatgtcggaacatggatatgttgggatatcacaatatctcttatttaattaatgcatctatctatatctggtaaagggtggaaggctcggccttatgcctggtgatttgttccactcttgccgcactagttactgttataccgggattatgttccttgagtttgcgttccttacacggtcgggtgatttatgggacccccttgacagttcgccttgaataaaactcctccagcaaggcccaactttggttttactatttgtcgcctaagccttttcccccgggttttcgcgagcccgagggtcatctttttttaaccccccccgggccagtgctccttcgagtgttggtccgaaccgagcagcctgcggggccacctcggggaatttcgaggtctggttttactcgtagcttgacttatccggtgtgccctgagaacgagatatgtgcagctcctatcgggatttgtcggcacattcgggcggctttgctggtcttgttttaccattgtcgagatgccttgtaaaccgagattccgagactgatcgggtctttctaggagaaggtttatccttcgttgaccgtgagagcttatgatgggctaagttgggacacccctgcagggtattatctttcgaaagccgtgcccacggttatgaggcagatgggaatttgttaatgtccggttgtagataacttgtcacttgacccaattaaaatacaccaagtgcgtgtgtaaccgtgatggtctcttctcggcggagtccgggaagtgaacacggtctatgttatgaatgacgtaagtaggtgttcaggacctcttcttggtcattgctagatgacgtccgttcctttgcttctcttctcgctctcatttgcgcaagttagccaccatatatgcttttgccgctgcagctccacctccttgcaccattcccccctttaagcttaaatagtcttgatctcgtaggtgtgagattgctgagtccccgtgactcatagatacttccaaaacagttgcaggtgccgacgatgccagtgcagatgatggcgtcgatctcaagtgggagttcgacgaggaacgtggtcgttattatgtgtcttttcctgatgatcagtagtggagcccagttgggacgatcggggatctagcatttggggttgtcttattttcagctggattttgaccgtagccggtctatatgattgtattttggatgatgtatggatcgtatttatgtattgtgtgaagtggcgattgtaagccaactctttatcccattcttgttcattacatgggattgtgtgaagatgacccttcttgcgacaaaaccactatgcggttatgcctctaagtcgtgcctcgacacgtgggagatatagccgcatcgtgggcgttacaccgcCTCTCTGGCTGGGCCTGCTGCGCTGCGGCTGTTCTGGCCCAACATGCACAGTGcccttctcctttttcttttctgtcaAACTTGTAAAAATTCCACAGGGTTAAATATTCATCCAAATGCAATAATTCAAACTCCcatattttttttaaaaacccACCTATTTAATGGTATAACTTTCATTCATGTCCAAGCAACTGTTATGTACtgttcatattcaaattcaaatttgaatataTTTAAACCCCTTTGAAAATCCATTTCATCTATTCAGCTACTCCAAGTCCAAAACTAGGAATTTTCCCCTTCTTAGTTTTCACCATAGTATTTAACAAAAATGAATTGACATTTTTCTGAGCACTTtggtttttctgttttattattgCCTTATTTTTCTCGTTATTATTTTGCGACGATAGATTGCGTTGCTGCCGATGGAGTTGGACCAGAAGACTTTGTTGAGCTAGGCAAgcaaccctttgaccatgtctatgaaaccctttttatgcatttcatatagcactttattattgTTGCATCGGAATCATGATGAGATGGTAGCCACTTTGGTGGGTTGCCTTCATTTCCTCCTTGTTGAtacttacatgcgcaaccactctacccttatatgggaaagggcattatcgattacctaggccgatactagcctGGAGCCtccattactagtgacgggagagtcgTTGTTGCGCTCTCTCCAGACGGGGTCGTgtcacagggcaccggacacacagttggtaccccgtgcttgtggtatgtgatgaatatgggagcgaggctccagaattttaagatgtgaaatgttgagcacgggggttactaccaatcgagtggactctatgttaatttcgtctagggaaagatagtgatcgggtgcttaccctgggtacttgaggtaccgcgggtcgtggatgacacggaagttccccggatcttgtgcgtaaagtgtgcaacctctgcagagtgtaaaactattcgaatagccgtgtccacggtcaaggacagttgggcggTGCTGCTTAAACTACGTCCAGAGTTTTACAAAccgggtgtgtgtgtgtgttgataaGACTATTTGGGTTAAGTCAGATGGCTTGACACGATGATCAACTTGGATTGGTGTCCAACTCCGCTTATGTTGATATATGTAACTTGTTCATATGGATATCTGTACTCTCATGATGCATACTTTACATGTTGGTAGATCATGTCATTGCACGCAAAACTAGATTTCTGCAAACTACCTACTTAGTGCTATATCATTGCATCATTGTGCCCTGTTCCAATcgtgggttgcttgcgagtacattcaaagtactcgttggcttgccactggttatttaattggccaggcatggaagaacaggagttcgaagaagagttctttggagacgaacatgcgacctaggacgtttcccagtcagaatgcctgtagggttaaggcagatggcatgggttctaTTTATCGACAAAGATTTCCACTACTTAAGTTTATTTGGTATTCAGCCCTTGTggctttatctatgtaagacttgaccataatggtcataatttgtgtaagaagatatgtatggatgtaagactcttgttatccagcttctgtgtgttcagtgagcattgatctctgggatcactgtacatgtgcattcggtgatcacgacttatgagtcggggtccccacagagctggtatcagagccatcctgactgtaggaagccttagttagcatgggCATTTGTTAGGGTAAAACCCATTTTGCAAAACCCTCTATACTCCTCTTCTTTTCTAAGCTTACCAAACCCAAGATATATTTCCATGTTGACCTCTCCCATTCAACCTTTGTAGATGGCTGCCGTACCCAAAGACTTCCTGACCACCGGATTTCCCGTGCTTCTCGAGGATAGCCTCAAGAAGTGCCAGTTTTACCGAACCCCTATTTTCACCTACCATGAGCATTGGATCAACGACACCGAGATAGAGTATCATGTGGAAGTGATAGTGAAGGCTAATGACTCTCCAACAAGCTGGTTCTTCGAAGGACCCCAGATGGCAACACTTGTTCTTGCCGTCGAGACGACAACCCTCAAGGCACTCACCTGCCTCCGAAACCTTCTCCCCGAGATGGCAGACGAGTTGGCAACCCGCTTTTTGCCTTATCGAAAGGAGGGTGAGGATGAGAGCAGTGCACCAGCTCCACCATTAGAGGAAGGACTTCCACTCCGATTCCAGACCTACTTCAGCCTCTGTGCCGATAGCTTGGCACAATACTTGGCCTCGGAATCAATGGAGCTCCGAAAGGAACTTCATGAGACCAAGGAACTTCTTCTCCAAGCACAAGGGAAgaaagataggatcaagaaggaAGGTGCTCCCCCTAGACAGCCCGCAATCGCATACCGAGGCGGAAGACCCCCAAAGGATGGAGGACCCCCACAGCAACACCGCATGAGCGCAAAGGAATACCTCAAGCTCTTCGCACCACCGGCAAAGCAACGCCGTGTTGAGCTCCTCCACTCCCCCACCCCTTCAAGTGAAGAGGAAAGTCAGGATGCtgatgatgaggaggaagacCCAGAAGAGCCAGACTACGCGACCGAGCATTCCACCACTTAGGCATCATTCGCTACTTGGATATGCCCGTTAGTAACCCCTACGGTAGGATAGGTCGTGTACCCCTTATGCAAAGTCGAGTCCTTGTAATGGTTCACATGAAACCATGTAGTGTTGTGTTTGCTTTTGATGTGTTTGATGGACGTCGTGCTTTCCTTCGGGAACTTGTAAGCGACTACATCACCCATTTGGATTTTAATGAATGTGTTTGGCCTTTTAGCCCTTGCATGAAAACAATTAGTGTCATACCGACCCCCTTACTAGGCATCCCATCTATATTGCTTCCCCTCATCTATCCCAATCATGAGACCTTGACAGCTCCAACAGGATGCCTGTTGTAACACGTACTGGTACCTCTACCCAGCAGCAAGAAGCCGGAGCAGGAGCCAGTCAGGACCAAACCCAATGAAAAgctccaccaccgccaccacctccaaaCATGGACATGGCTCAGCTTCTCCAAGCCTTCCGAGAGGAACACCAAGCCAACACTGCAGCCCTCGAAATGATTGCTCAGGCTGTCAACTGCCAGCCGGCGGGGAACGGCAATGGATGCTCCACGTTGGCGGAGTTCAAGAAGCATGCACCACCCACCTTCATCGAGACTGCTGAACCCCTGGACGCAGACGACTGGGTCTGCACCATTGAGGATCTGCTGGAACTAGTCAGATGCACTGAGGACCGTGAGAAGGTGGCATATGCTGCTCACTGTCTCGGGGGAACTGCCAGAGCTTGGTGGGATGGCTTCAAGGCCATGCATGCTGAGCAAAACATCACTTGGAATGACTTCAAGGCAGAATTCCGCAAGGCCCACATTCCTTCCGGAATCATGGCCATCAAGAAGCGTGAATTCCGAGCCCTGAAGCAAGGAAGTAGCACTGTCAAGGAGTACATGCAGAAGTTCAGTGTTCTCTCAAGGTATGCTCCTGAGGATGTCAGCACTGATGCTGCCAAAAGGGAGCGCTTCATGGAAGGCCTTAACCAGACTCTACAGTACTCGCTTGTTGTGTGTGACTGCCCGACCTTTCCTGATCTGGTGAACAAGGCACtcatgcttgaggacaagcgacgTGCTTTGGATGATACCCGTAAGCGCAAGATGATCAGCAAGGGTAGCTCCAGCAACCAGAAGCCTCGCCCGTTGCAGCCAGCCCCGGTCAAGCCAACCTATCAGCAGCCAAGAGCCCTTGCACCCCGCACCAACTATCAGCCTCAGCAGTATGCCAACCCCAGGCCAGCTTACAACAACCCCAATAACAATGCCGGCAAGAGCGGCAACCCCAATCAAGTCACTTGCTTTGGATGTAGTCAGCCAGGACACTACTTCAAGAATTGCCCCAACAAGATGCCCGACGCCTCGCGCCCCAATGCGCAGAACCCAGGACAAGGCCGCGGAATGCCACCAAGGAACCAAGCTCCCCGCATCCCGCCATACAATGGCAAGGGTCGTGTGAATCATGTCACTGCAGAAGAAGCCCAGGAAGACCCGGACGTCGCGCTGGGTACGTTCCTTGTCAACTCAGCACCTGCAACTGtcttgtttgattctggagccaCGCATTCATTTGTCACCCAAAAGTTTGCATTAGAGAGTGGCATGACCCCTACACCCCTGAATAACCCTATGGTGGTACAAACCCCCAGAGCAGAGATGAGAGCCAAGATAGGATGTAAAGGAGTCGGGATTGTCATTAATGGGGTAGACTTCCTAGCAGACCTTATCATCTTAAGATCGCAAGGCTTGGATGTGATCTTAGGAATAGATTGGCTCATCAAGCACCAAGGCTTGTTAGATTGTGTCAACCGGACATTCACCATGACCATTGACCAAGGAGTCGAAGTTAAATTTGCCTCCAACCCCTCCTCTGCTCAAGCCAACCAAGTCAACCGTCTGACTGAAGTTGGATTGGAGCAAGTGCCGGTAGTATGCGAATACCCCGATGTCTTTCCTGATGAGCTACCGGGAATGCCTCCTAACCGAGACATTGAGTTCATCATCGAGCTCATGCCCGGAGCAGGACCCATCTATAATAAGCCTTATAGAATGGGATCGGAGGAGTTAGCAGAATTAAAGAGGCAACTAGAAGAGCAGTTGAGGAAGGGATTTATCCGCCCTAGTGCCTCCCCTTGGGGATCACATGTTCTGTTTGTGGCAAAGAAGGACGGTACCATCCGCTTGTGCATTGACTACCGCTCCCTCAATGAAGttacaatcaagaacaagtatccacttcccaagactgaagatctgtttgatcaactcaATGGGGCCAAGGTGTTCTCCAAGGTCGACCTCAGATCTGGGTACTACCAGCTAAAAATCAGACCCCAAGATATTCCGAAGACGGCATTTGTAACCAGATATGGCATGTATGAGTGCACGGTCATGTCCTTTGGATTGACCAATGCCCCAGCTTACTTCATGTATCTCATGAATAAGGTCttcatggaatatttggacaAGTTTGTCGTTGTCTTCATTGATGACATTCTTGTCTTCTCGAAGACGGAAGAAGAGCACGAGCAACACTTGAGGATGGTCCTAGACAAGCTTTGAGAGCACCAACtgtacgccaagttcagcaagtgcgaattttggctgcATGAGGTTGGATTCTTGGGTCATAAATTGACTGCCAAAGGATTGTCATTGGATCCCACCAAGATTCAAGCCGTGACTGAATGGCAAACCCCGAGCAATGTGAAGGAAGTCAGAAGCTTCCtcggactcgcgggatattaccgCAAGTTCGTTGAAGAATTCTCAAGCATTGCTCGACCCATGACCCAGCTcttgaagaaggacaagaagtttgaatggacgcCGAAGTGCGAAGAAAGCTTCCAGGAGCTGAAGAAGAGATTGACCACCGCCCCAGTTCTGGCCACACCTGATATTCACAAAGAATTTGTGATATATTGTGATGCGTCGAGAGCCGGGCTTGGAGGTGTTCTTATGCAAGAAGGCAGAGTCGTAGCATATCTTTCCAGACAGCTACGTCCTCACGAAGAAAACTACGCTACTCATGACCTTGAGTTGGCAGCTGTAGTTCATGCCCtgaaaacatggcgacattacctccTAGGGAAGCGGTGTGAGATATACACGGATCACAAAAAtctgaagtatattttcactcaGAACGGATTGAACATGAGGCAGAGAACATGGCTAGAATTGATCAAGGATATGATCTCAGTGTTCAATaccaccctggaaaggctaatgTGGTAGCAGATGCATTAAGCAGAAAGGCTTATTCCTTGAATGCTATGCTTAAGGAAAAGCTACCTGCCTtgtatgaagaacttgaaagctTCGGGTTGGACCTGGTTGCACCAGGATTCTTGGCCAACCTCGAAGTCAAGCCTACCCTGATGGATGATGTTAAGGAAGCTCAGAAGGGACACGAAAGTATTGAAGGCATCAAGAGGAAGATCAAGGCAGGCAAGGCCCCAGGATTCTCAGAGGATGAGCTAGGAATTGTGTGGTTTGGGAATCGCATTTGCGTACCCAACAAGGTTGAGCTCAAGAACTTGATCTTGCAAGAAGCTCATGACACCCCATATTCCATCCATCCTGGAGGGACCAAGATGTATCAAGACCTaaaggaaagattttggtggcacagGATGAAAAGAGAGATTGCCACCTATGTTGCAAAGTGTGATGTATGCCAAAGGATCAAGGCTGAATATCAGCGACCTGCTGGAATGCTGCAACCACTCAAGGTTCCCGAGTagaaatgggataaagttggaATGGATTTCATCACTGGACTACCTAGGTCAAACAAGGGACATGACTCCATCTGGGTCATAGTCGATCATTTGACCAAAGTAGCCCATTTCATTCCTGTTAAGACTACCTATGATGGCAACCAGCTGGCAACCCTTTACATCAACAGAATTGTAAGCCTTCATGGTGTTCCTAAGGAGATTTTGTCAGATCGAGGGACCCAGTTTACCTCAAGGTTCTGGAAGAAGTTCCAAGAGGCTATGGGAACCAAGTTTTCCTTCAGCACTGCTTTCCACCCACAGACCGGAGGTCAGACAGAATGAGTGAATCAGATACTCGAAGACATGCTCTGAGTCCGTGTCTTAGCACATGGAGCTAAGTGGGAAGACTGCCTCCCTTTTGTCGAGTTCTCCTATAACAACAGTTACCAGTCAAG
This genomic window from Aegilops tauschii subsp. strangulata cultivar AL8/78 chromosome 4, Aet v6.0, whole genome shotgun sequence contains:
- the LOC109762434 gene encoding uncharacterized protein gives rise to the protein MDMAQLLQAFREEHQANTAALEMIAQAVNCQPAGNGNGCSTLAEFKKHAPPTFIETAEPLDADDWVCTIEDLLELVRCTEDREKVAYAAHCLGGTARAWWDGFKAMHAEQNITWNDFKAEFRKAHIPSGIMAIKKREFRALKQGSSTVKEYMQKFSVLSRYAPEDVSTDAAKRERFMEGLNQTLQYSLVVCDCPTFPDLVNKALMLEDKRRALDDTRKRKMISKGSSSNQKPRPLQPAPVKPTYQQPRALAPRTNYQPQQYANPRPAYNNPNNNAGKSGNPNQVTCFGCSQPGHYFKNCPNKMPDASRPNAQNPGQGRGMPPRNQAPRIPPYNGKGRVNHVTAEEAQEDPDVALGTFLVNSAPATVLFDSGATHSFVTQKFALESGMTPTPLNNPMVVQTPRAEMRAKIGCKGVGIVINGVDFLADLIILRSQGLDVILGIDWLIKHQGLLDCVNRTFTMTIDQGVEVKFASNPSSAQANQVNRLTEVGLEQVPVVCEYPDVFPDELPGMPPNRDIEFIIELMPGAGPIYNKPYRMGSEELAELKRQLEEQLRKGFIRPSASPWGSHVLFVAKKDDLFDQLNGAKVFSKVDLRSGYYQLKIRPQDIPKTAFVTRYGMYECTVMSFGLTNAPAYFMYLMNKVFMEYLDKFVVVFIDDILVFSKTEEEHEQHLRMVLDKL